CTGCCCCGATGGCCAGGTGGTCTTCGGCAACACCAGCGGCAAGCTGCCCGGTGAGAACCACGGCAGCTCCAGTTGTGGTACCAGCGCGACCAGCCCCGATGTGTTCTTCCGGTACACGCCCGGTTCATCGGGCACGGCCACGGTGGAAACCTGCGGCTATGGCGACTACGACACGGTGCTGTCGGTGCACACCGACTGCCCGGGCACCACGGCCAACCAGATCGCCTGCAACGACGACAACTGCACCAATTACAAGTCCTCGATCACCTGGGCGGTCACCGGGGGTACCACCTACACGATTCGCGTGAGCGGTTACAACAACGCCAGCGGTGACTTCGGTCTGACGCTGACCGGCCCCGCCTGCAGCCTGAACTTCCCCGACTGCAACGGCAACCTGGTCGACGACGCCCAGGACATCGCCGGCGGATTCAGCCAGGACTGCAACACCAACGGCATTCCCGATGAGTGTGACATCGCCAGCGGTTTCAGCCTGGACTGCAACGCCAATGGCGTGCCCGACGAGTGCGACATCTCCGGCGGCTTCTCGGCGGACTGCAACGCGAACGGGTATCCCGACGAGTGCGAGTTCGTGGGGGGTGGGTTCATCCAGCACGACTTCGAGCGCACCGGCCTGAGCCTGGCGATTCCCGACAACGACCCCATCGGTGTCACGGACGAACTGGTGATCGGCGAGAACATCGCCATCGCCGACCTCTCGGTGACCCTGGACATCGCCCACACCTACAACGGTGACCTGATCGCCACGCTGGAACATGTGGAGAGTGGCACCCTGATCACTCTGCTCGATCGCCCGGGTGTCCCCGGATCGACCTACGGTTCGAACAGCAACGGCTTCCAGGTGACCCTGGCCGATGCCTTCGCCAACGACATCGAGACGGCGCACAACGGCAACACCGGTCTGGTCACGGGCGACTGGCATCCCAGCCCCGGAGCCTTGGCCGACTTCGACGGCGAGATGACCCTGGGCACCTGGCGTCTGAACGTGAGCGATGCGGTGGGCAGCGACATCGGCCAGATCCAGGCCTGGGGCCTGCATCTGGTGACCAGCGGCGTGGCCAGCAACGACTGCAACGAGAATGGCATTCTGGACGAGTGCGACATCGCCAGCGGCAACGAGACCGACATCAATGACAACGGTGTACCCGACTCCTGCGAAGGTCTGGATCCTTACAACTGGGAGAGCACCTACTTCAGTGGTGCCAACAACTGCCGCACCTGCCACAATGCCTCGCCCGGCGAAGGGATCTATTTCGTCAATGGCGAAGACACCAGCCCCTATTCCCTGTGGGAAGCCTCGATGATGGCCAACGCGGCCCGGGATCCCTACTGGAAGGCCAAGGTCGGTTTCGAGGTGAGCCAGATGCCGCCGGCCTTCGCCGACGCCATCGAGAACACCTGCACCACCTGCCACGCCCCCATGGGTCACACCGAGAACATGCTGCTGGGTGATGGCGTGTACACCATGGCCGACCTCAGTCTGGACGTCAAGGGCCAGGAAGGCGTGAGCTGCACCCTCTGCCACCAGCAGACCCAGGGCAGCGATCCCGGCACCTGGAGCGGCAACTTCAACATCAATACCAACCGCGAGATCTATGGCCCCTACAACAACCAGAGCCCGGTGCTGATGCAGAACACGGTGAACTACACGCCCATGCAGTCGCCCGGATTCGAAGGCTCGCAGACCTGCGTGAGCTGCCATACCCTGTTCACCGACGGGTTTGATGGGCAGGGCAATGTGGTGGCCAGTTTCCCCGAGCAGGTGCCGTTCCTGGAAAACCAGAACAGCGATCATGCCGGCACCAGCTGCGTCGAGTGTCACATGCTGCAGAGCACCCAGGCCCAGCAGATTTCCACTCTGCCCGGCGGACTGCCCAACCGCAGTTTCGTGGGTCGCCACGATGTGGTGGGTGGCAACACGATGATGCTTGAGCTGATGGCCGCCAACGCCGCCAGCCTGGGCGCTTTCGCCGAACCCGCCGCATTCCAGACCCTGGCTGACCGCAGCCTGCAGTTCGTGGCCCAGGGCACCGGACTCAGTGGCTTCATGGAAGAAGTCAACGGTCAGCCGATGCTGAATCTGGACGTGGACAACTTCACCGGACACAAGTTCCCCACGGGCATTCCCGTGCGCCGTGCCTGGCTGGAAGTGATCGCCTATGACGGTCTCAACCAGGAAGTCTTCCACAGTGGTGCGGTGAACGCTGCCGGCATCATCGCGGGCACCGACGGATCCGTCGAGCCTCACCATCAGCTGATCAGCGACGAAATGGACGTGCAGATCTACGAAGGCCGCATGCAGAACAGCGACGGTCAGCCGACCTTCACCCTGCTGCGCGCCGTGGGCTTTGCCAAGGACAACCGTCTGCTGCCCAGTGGCTACAGCATGGTCGGTCCTCACGCGGCCACGACCCTGCCCGCCGGCAACGCGCTGACCGATCCCGATTTCATGGATGGCACCGGCGGTGACCGGGTGCAGTACCTGCTGCCCGCCACCACCACCAACGTGGTCGCCCGCCTGCACTTCCAGAGCGTGAACCCGGAATCCATTGACCCGATGCGTGCGGTGGGCGGAGTGCCCGACATCACCGAGTTCCTTGGCATGTGGGACGCTCTCGATCGCAGCGGCGAGATCGTGCACGAAACCAGCCTGGTCTTCTTCCCCATGCCCGCACTGACCATCAGCACCTCCGGTGATGATGCGGTGCTCAGCTGGAACGGTGGCCAGTCCTGGATCGTCGAGCGCAAGGTCAACGATGCCGCCTGGACGTCGATGGGTCTCCAGGCCAGCGGCTGGATCGATGCGGGCATGGCCGGCACCGAGCAGGTCGTGCAGTACCGTCTGAAGCGCAACTAAGCGTCAGCAAGCCTCAAGTTTGTCCTGCGGGGCGACCGGATCCGGTCGCCCCGCTTTCTTTTGCCCGGTCGCCGCGTTGTGCGCGACGGACACTCAATGCGTCAAAGATGACCTTTCGCGGGCCGATATCTTCATGGTCCACGAAGGAGGTGAATGATGTCTTGTCGAGAAATCCTCATGGCACGCGCGGCCTGGTTGAGCATGCCTGTTATCGCCTGCATGGCCCTGCCCGCGGCCGGTGCGGGTGAGGCGGCAGCCAGCTTCGAACCTGCCTGGTCCATGGGTGGATTCATCGCGCTGGAGAGCACCGGATCGACGGCTCTTGACCGCCCCTGGCCCCTGGTGGCCGGGGAGTTCGGACTGGGTTGGCAACTGGCACCCGCCCTGAGCATTGAGAGCAATCTGGCCCTGGAAGACGGCGAGCCCGTCCCGGCCACCCTGCGCGCCAGCTGGCAGGCCAGCTCCTGGTTGCGCCTGGATGGCGGCCTGCAGGATCTGCCCTTCGCGCGTGACCGAGACTGGTTCGCCGCGCCGGACCGGCCGTGCATTCACGCTCCTCTGACCACGGACGAAGGTCTCGAAGGCGGTCTGGGCGAACACTCCCTGGTCGTGGAGTTCAGCCTGCCTGCCACCGTGCACCTGGAAAGCTGGCTCTCGCACCCCCTGTTCGCCGAGGACGGCCTGGGCGTGGGAAGTCGGTTGTCCCTGCAGCAGGAGAACCGGGAACTGGGCCTCAGCCTCCACCGGGAAGCCCACGTCAAGCTGGATCTGCTGGCGCTGGACTTCCGGCTGGGCAGCTTCAATGCCGAAGGCCTGCTGCGGCAGCACACCGGTCGCACGGACGCCTGGGGCTGGCATCTGGAACAGCCCTGGACACTTCAGGAACGCCGCGTGGGCCAGACTCTGCTGCACACGGGCGTTGAACAGTGGCTCCCGGCGGACGCCCCCGGTGTGCGCGCCTTCCGCCTGGCTCTCAGCCAGGAACTGGGAGCCGGCTTCATGCTGCGTCTGGAAGAACGGCGGCAATGGAGCGCGGGCGAGCAAGGCCTGGAGCACGGTCTGCAGCTGATCGTGATTCTGTGATTCTGCGTTGATGGTGAGAACGGGAGGAGTCGTGACTCAAAAGGGAATCGTGCGCAAGGTCAGCCAGTTCGTCTGGCTGGTGACCGCGCTGATCGTGGCCGCAACCCTGGGCGGAGCCTACGCCTGGACCAACAACAGCGCTTCCATGGCCCATCTCCAGGCCCTGCTGAAACGATCCGCCGAGCAGGACATGCCCTTGCTGGCGGCGGTCCAGGAGATGCGACTGAGCGTCCTGGAAATCCAGCAGGCCATCACGGATTTCTGTGCCACACGCGGGGAAGATGGCATGGACGAGGGCCTCGGTCTGGCCGAAGAGAGTTCTCGGGTATTCCGCGAGCATCTGCAGGAAGCACGCACGCTGGCCGAGGCCTCGCGCCAGGATAGCGTGCTGATGCGCCTGGAGCGCATCGAGACGGCATTCGGGCCTTACCTTGAGACGGGTGTGCGACTGGCCCACGTGTATGCCGACGAAGGGACTTCGGCAGGGAACCAGATCATGACCGGGTTTGATCTGTATGCCCGCATTCTGGCGGAACAACTCACTCTGCTGCGCGAAGATGTTCTGGGCATGCTGGCCGAGGGCAACCGGGATGTGTCCGCGGGCGTGATCACGCAACAGCGTGCGGGAAGCCTGCTGGTCAGTGTGATCATGCTCAGCGCACTGGGTGCGCTGGCGGGGGTCTGGATCAGCCGGATGCTGCTCGCCGGTTTCCTGATCGGACCGCTGCAGAGCCTGACCAACGCGGTGGTCAGTTACAGCCAGGAAGACTACGCACAGGAAGTCCCACATGCCGCTCGCCGGGATGAGATCGGCGATCTGGCCCAGGCGGTGGCCGTGTTGCGCCAGAGCTCGATGCAGCGCAAGGAACTGGAACAGCAGCAACGGGCCCAGCGGGAAGAGACCGAACGGCTGAAGGTCCAGCAACGTGAGCTGGAGGACCAGCGCCGTCTGGAGAATGAGCAGCTGCTCAAGCAGGAGCTTCTGGAGCGCGAACAGGAACAGCAACACGCCATGGACCTGCAGAAGCGCGTGGAAGAATTGCTGGAAATCGTGGGACGCATCGCCTCGGGCGAACTGGGCATCGAGATCCGGGAGAACAATGCGGACACGGTAGGTCAGATCGCCCGCAGCATCGAAACCCTGCGGCAGGCTTTCGCCGGCAGCGTGCGCAAGATTTCCGACAGCTCCATGGCACTCAGCGAAGCCACCAGCACCATGCTGCGCACGGGTCAGGAAATCGACGGACGCTCGGTGAGCAATGCGGACCGGGCCAGTCATGTGAGCCAGACCACCTCGGAAGTGACACAGCGCATTTCAAGCGTCTCGGTCTCGGCCCAGGAGCTGGCCAGCAGCATCGAGGAGATCGCCCGCAACGCCGCCAGCAGCCAGCAGGTGGCCAACGAGGCCGTGCAATCCGCCGGAGCCGCCAACGAGACGATTCAACGCCTGAACGTGTCCTCCAACGAGATCAATGGCATCATCAAGACCATCACGGCGATTGCCGAACAGACCAATCTGCTGGCCCTGAATGCCACCATCGAGGCCGCGCGGGCCGGCGAGGCGGGCAAGGGATTCGCGGTGGTGGCCAACGAGGTCAAGGAACTGGCCAAGGAAACCGCGCGCGCCACCGAGGACATCGGCCAGAAGATCG
This window of the Candidatus Delongbacteria bacterium genome carries:
- a CDS encoding proprotein convertase P-domain-containing protein, with the protein product MSLSKNLLSTLLLGSALASAASAAELWSSGEGNSSLRLDTAALQAYGLRVLVGAERSERGTLSSAIDPSSNLTFRVSEHIVLPDFRGRLRQLSPLALSGPSGSLAATHLELADTDMQGHQAWQLLSPEGAVIFELGNVKLGFIPNENSLALHADQVHISPKVARSLGLSMTGKEDLGSLDLELEAFWVGGDLPDSRPVNAPGTGPELDPDRVTAGPDMAFCQLYGLYQASRTGSDVEFSLGTTSWNIGDTDLQWFSGLGNYHPYIEQNLFRVNANDRFEQISASWVKHGFYALSSFQCDLPDLPNCIFEAGHGAGNWLGQGCTDTYSPGLNASGLRPRTEINPWTGQWSGVTFTGDYALYTADSDLDPAQNSGATYFSEGLYIIADDVDPTNSVAWKPVSFSGSPGGTWGVSMSGSGTLPNYGPALDAWGGQTTLVAQQIPVIHENMGGAGDSPDGRAYLSTKNWDNGNGTWHYEYVIYNLDMQRKIDEFSIPVSAGTTIGNIDFHAPLQFDAQPYQSAANSPYTNDAWSSSQSGGFLTFATTSNPIRWGVAYSFGFDCNQPPAATSVLVGLYEAGSPSSIDASTTGPAQGPADCNNNSVPDDVDIDNGTSLDCNSNGVPDECEPDCNNNGIPDGCDISGGFSQDCNGNSIPDECEVDCNNNGIPDDCDIANGASDCNNNGVPDECETWADCNNNGISDACDIASGFSQDCNENGTPDECDIAEGTSLDEDLNGIPDECETVCGPVICPDGQVVFGNTSGKLPGENHGSSSCGTSATSPDVFFRYTPGSSGTATVETCGYGDYDTVLSVHTDCPGTTANQIACNDDNCTNYKSSITWAVTGGTTYTIRVSGYNNASGDFGLTLTGPACSLNFPDCNGNLVDDAQDIAGGFSQDCNTNGIPDECDIASGFSLDCNANGVPDECDISGGFSADCNANGYPDECEFVGGGFIQHDFERTGLSLAIPDNDPIGVTDELVIGENIAIADLSVTLDIAHTYNGDLIATLEHVESGTLITLLDRPGVPGSTYGSNSNGFQVTLADAFANDIETAHNGNTGLVTGDWHPSPGALADFDGEMTLGTWRLNVSDAVGSDIGQIQAWGLHLVTSGVASNDCNENGILDECDIASGNETDINDNGVPDSCEGLDPYNWESTYFSGANNCRTCHNASPGEGIYFVNGEDTSPYSLWEASMMANAARDPYWKAKVGFEVSQMPPAFADAIENTCTTCHAPMGHTENMLLGDGVYTMADLSLDVKGQEGVSCTLCHQQTQGSDPGTWSGNFNINTNREIYGPYNNQSPVLMQNTVNYTPMQSPGFEGSQTCVSCHTLFTDGFDGQGNVVASFPEQVPFLENQNSDHAGTSCVECHMLQSTQAQQISTLPGGLPNRSFVGRHDVVGGNTMMLELMAANAASLGAFAEPAAFQTLADRSLQFVAQGTGLSGFMEEVNGQPMLNLDVDNFTGHKFPTGIPVRRAWLEVIAYDGLNQEVFHSGAVNAAGIIAGTDGSVEPHHQLISDEMDVQIYEGRMQNSDGQPTFTLLRAVGFAKDNRLLPSGYSMVGPHAATTLPAGNALTDPDFMDGTGGDRVQYLLPATTTNVVARLHFQSVNPESIDPMRAVGGVPDITEFLGMWDALDRSGEIVHETSLVFFPMPALTISTSGDDAVLSWNGGQSWIVERKVNDAAWTSMGLQASGWIDAGMAGTEQVVQYRLKRN
- a CDS encoding methyl-accepting chemotaxis protein is translated as MTQKGIVRKVSQFVWLVTALIVAATLGGAYAWTNNSASMAHLQALLKRSAEQDMPLLAAVQEMRLSVLEIQQAITDFCATRGEDGMDEGLGLAEESSRVFREHLQEARTLAEASRQDSVLMRLERIETAFGPYLETGVRLAHVYADEGTSAGNQIMTGFDLYARILAEQLTLLREDVLGMLAEGNRDVSAGVITQQRAGSLLVSVIMLSALGALAGVWISRMLLAGFLIGPLQSLTNAVVSYSQEDYAQEVPHAARRDEIGDLAQAVAVLRQSSMQRKELEQQQRAQREETERLKVQQRELEDQRRLENEQLLKQELLEREQEQQHAMDLQKRVEELLEIVGRIASGELGIEIRENNADTVGQIARSIETLRQAFAGSVRKISDSSMALSEATSTMLRTGQEIDGRSVSNADRASHVSQTTSEVTQRISSVSVSAQELASSIEEIARNAASSQQVANEAVQSAGAANETIQRLNVSSNEINGIIKTITAIAEQTNLLALNATIEAARAGEAGKGFAVVANEVKELAKETARATEDIGQKIVGLQQDTGQAVEAITRTGAIIARISELQTTIAAAVEEQNVTTSQISQQIREASQLSEEILGGITEVAQGALSNRDGIQEVNRTGAVLDTLSSEFKDLVSRFRV